A single region of the Raphanus sativus cultivar WK10039 chromosome 1, ASM80110v3, whole genome shotgun sequence genome encodes:
- the LOC108861574 gene encoding type IV inositol polyphosphate 5-phosphatase 11 yields MGNTDSFCGRKRFPSKETSNSSVGNNSSHDGIKTIEAVKSCSFSRKSDLCIRIITWNMNGKVSYEDLVELVGKDRKFDLLVVGVQEAPKTNVAQLLQTASSPTHVLLGKAKLQSIQLFLFGPKNSQPLVKELKAESQSVGGCGGLIGRKKGAVAIRINYDDFKIVFISCHLSAHAYKVDQRNEELRRISNSLLSKDKRTHDLIVWLGDLNYRIQDVSNRPARSLIQNHLQSVLVSKDQLLQEAERGEIFKGYYEGTLGFKPTYKYNVGSSNYDTSHKVRVPAWTDRILYKIQDTKNIQTTLYSYDSIDQVNGSDHKPVKADLCLKWINS; encoded by the exons ATGGGCAATACAGATTCGTTCTGTGGGCGTAAAAG ATTTCCCAGCAAGGAAACTTCGAACAGTTCTGTTGGAAACAACTCATCTCACGATGGTATTAAAACAATTGAAGCTGTCAAGAGTTGTAGCTTCTCTAGAAAGTCAGATCTTTGCATCCGTATCATCACTTGGAACATGAATGGAAAG GTTTCGTATGAGGATTTGGTAGAGCTTGTTGGCAAAGACAGAAAATTCGATTTGCTTGTCGTTGGCGTGCAAGAGGCTCCCAAAACCAATGTAGCTCAACTTTTGCAGACAGCTTCATCTCCAACTCATGT GCTTCTTGGGAAGGCGAAACTGCAATCGATCCAGCTATTTTTGTTTGGACCAAAGAATTCACAACCACTAGTAAAAG AACTAAAAGCGGAGAGTCAATCGGTTGGAGGATGTGGAGGTTTAATTGGAAGAAAGAAAGGAGCCGTGGCTATTCGTATTAACTACGATGACTTCAAAATCGTTTTCATCTCTTGTCATCTCTCTG CTCACGCATATAAAGTAGATCAGAGAAATGAAGAGTTGAGACGCATATCAAATTCACTATTATCAAAAGACAAAAGGACACATGACCTCATTGTTTGGCTTGGAGATCTTAATTACAGGATCCAAGATGTCTCTAACCGTCCTGCTCGATCCCTTATCCAAAATCATCTCCAATCT GTTCTTGTGAGTAAAGATCAGCTCTTGCAAGAAGCTGAGAGAGGTGAAATATTCAAGGGATATTATGAAGGTACCCTAGGGTTTAAACCGACTTACAAATACAATGTGGGAAGCAGTAACTACGATACAAGCCACAAGGTCAGGGTTCCAGCTTGGACAGACAGGATCTTGTACAAGATTCAAGataccaaaaatattcaaacaacTCTTTACTCTTATGATTCCATAGACCAAGTGAATGGTTCCGATCATAAGCCTGTGAAAGCGGATCTCTGCTTGAAGTGGATCAACAGTTAA